The genomic interval AAGCATAAGTTTTAGTGTATAATATATTTAAAACACCATTACTTTTGTGTAACAAATTTTCTATTGAAACTAAATTAAAAATTTCTTGACAAAACACTATAAGAGTGCTATTATTAAGTAACAATTAATATTGACATCAACACTCTCGTGGTTCTTAATTGAACAGGGTACGCCCTCTACGAGAGTATTTTTATTTATAGGAGATCTTATGAAAATAAAATATATTGCTTTTCATTTATCTTACGAGGAACAATTACAAAAATTTATTGATAGAGGTATGGAAGTAAAAGATAAAGAATTTTGTTTAACTAAATTGAGTTCAATTAACTATTATAAACTAAAAGAATTTTCTATTCCATATTTTAAAAATGGAAAATATCAAGATATTTCTCTTGAAAGAATTATAAAAAGATTTTATAAAGACAAAGATATAAGACTTGCATTACTTTCTGCTATTGAAAAAGTAGAGATTTCATTTAAGAATAAAATTGCTTATGTTTTAGGAGATAAATTTGGTGCTTTTGGTTACTTAGATTTTAAAAATTGGATTGATAAAAATGAATATTGTAAACATTATGCAAAGCTTAGAGAAAAACAATTCAAAGATAATTTAAGAGCAAAAACAAACAGAACTTTTAATCCATTTGTAAAAGAATTTTTTAATTTATATGATGAAGATTTTTTACCCATATGGCTAGCTATTGAAGTTCTAACATTTGGAGATACTTTAGAAATATATAATCTTATGACTAAATCTGATAAAATAAAAATAGCTAACTCTTATAAATGTACTATATCTGAGTTAAAGTCATGGTTAGAACATTTAAAATTAATTAGAAATATGTCTGCTCATAACTCAGGAATTATTGATATCAAATTAAGAACAGTTCCTATAATACGTTCTGATTGGAAAATAAATTTATTTCAATATAATGGTAATTATACTAATAGAATAGCTAATACCCTTGTCATTTTAAAATATCTATTAAATATAATAAATCCTAAATTTCATTTTGGAGATATTGCAAAAGGTTTTCAAAGATTAACTAAAGGTAATAATTCATATGCTAATATGTATGGTTTGGTCGATGCTAAACTTGCCTTTTTATTCCAATAAATATTTAATTTTTATAAAATAGAACAACATATAAATAAACAAAAAAGCTTGTTACAAAAGTAACAAGCTTTTTCTTTTAAACAGTCAACAATTATTTATTTTGTAATTGTTCTCCAGTATAAGTCCAATCGAATTCAACTGTTTGAGTTTTGAAGAATTCTTCAGCAGCAGCAACTCCTCCATCTTTAGCAGCTGGTACTCCTGTTTCACTGTCTACGTGTAATAAGTAGTCAGTAGGTGCTTTAATTTCTAATTGTAATTTATATTTTCCAATTGGAATTAATCCTTTTTTAACGTTTATACCATAGTGAGCTCCGTCATCAGCATTCATTGGCATAAATGTTCCTGAAGTTATTTCAGTTTTTCCATCTTCAGATAATACTTTATAGTTTACTGTTAAGTAAGCTGGCCAAATATCTTCTCCATCTCCAAATCCATATTTCTTAGCAGCATCTGGTAATAAGTGGATGTCAGCTTCTAAGTGCATATCTGATTCAGCAGCTGAAGGTTGTTTTCCTTCTGGTATCATATCAACAGCTTGGAAATAAACTGCTGCTACTTGGTAAGGTCCTACAACTGTTTCATCTATAGGTACTTCTGCGAATCCAGATTCTCCTGGTTTTTCTGCTGGTGCTTCTGTTTTAGCTTCTTCTTTTGGTGCTTCAGTAGTTGCAGCTGGTTGTTCAGCTGGTTTAGCTTCTTCTTTCTTTTCTCCACAAGCTACAAGACCTAAAACAAGTAAAGCTCCTAATAATAATTTAAAATTTTTCATAATAAAATTCCTCCCTGAAAATTTAGTTTATTTAGTTTATGTTAAAAAAATTACTTACTTTCTTCTACTGCTTCCTTTTTCATTTTTCTTTCTTTTAAATAGTTATTTAAAAGCATCCAAACAGAAGCGATTACTAACATAATTTGTGGTATTAAAGTTTCGGCTCTATCATAGATATTAAGCCAAGTATTTTGGTAACCATTCATAGCTGGAATAGTTGTACTTCCTGATATTACTCCTGCTTCAGTAAGTTCTACTACACCTTTTCCCATAAATGAAATACATAACAAGAATAAAAGTATACTTGTAAATGTGAAGAATGGTTTTAATGGTAATCTTACTGTTGAATATCTAAATATTAGATATATTATTACTAAAACTACTGCTCCTACTAAAAATCCATAAAAAGCAAACAGTTTATTAGTTTGACCTCCTGTTAACATAGCCTTGTAGAATAAAACTAACTCTGCTCCTTCTCTTAAAACTGCTAAGAAAGCTGAGAAGATTAAAGCTCTTCCACTATTTTGATCTATAGATTTTTGAACTTGTGATTTTATATATCTTGACCAAGCTTGTTCTTCCGAACGAGATAAAATCCAGTTACTTACCCAGAATAGAACTGCAACTGCAAGGAACATTGTGATTCCTTCCATTAATTCTTGTCCAACTCCACCTAATAAAATATCTATTAAGTAAGCTAGGATGAAAGAACAAATAACTCCAAATCCCATTCCTATATACACTTGTTTACATAGTTTTTGATTTCCTGTTTTTACTAAATAAGCAATTATTGCAACAACAACTAATATTGCTTCAAGTCCTTCTCTCAATAGTAACCCAAATGAAGCCCCAAATGATTTTAATTTAATAGCTGTCTCATCACCAACACTAACTGCTTCATTTGAAAATACTTTATTTCCTAGATCATCAGGATCATCTTTAGATGCTACTCCATCAAGTACCATAGCATCTTTATATACCTTCATTGCAAGAGTATCAATTTCTTTATCAAGTTCAGCCACATTTCCTTGAATATTTCCTTTTAAAGTATGTTTAATTCTACGGAAAGTTGCTTCTATTTCATTTACTCTCTTAGCTGCAATGTTTACCATTACATTTTTTTCAAAACCTTGAACTTCATAATAACCAAAGTAAGCTCTATTCATTGCATTGTATGCCTCATCATTATTGCCTTCTTCAATGAATTTTTTAGCAGCTTGAAATTCAATATTCATATCCTTAGCAACATCTTGCCAAGTATTATATGTTTTCTTTTCTGCTGCTTCAATATCTATGGAAGATAATGAAAAAAACAAGCCAAACACAAGAATAAAAGCAAACAAAGATTTAAAACATCTTTTCATTTACTTCACCCCTAAAAACATTTAGCTATCTGTATAATTTATCATACATATATATTATAGCAAACATTTTTAAATGTCAATATATTTATTATACAAAATATTTAATTTTAACTTTATTTTTATCATTATTTTCTATTTACCTAATAATTTTATATTTTTTATTAAAATCTTTACAATAAAAAAAAGGTTATTGCAAATTGGAATTTGCAATAACCTCTATATTTGATTTAAATTCTATTTGATGAAAGTTTTGAAAAATCATATTCATTATTTTCATCGAAATTTGTATGAACATAGATGACAACTCCATCATGAATCAAATCTATAATCTTAGCATTTAATTCCACTGGCAATGCAAGACAACCTTTGCTTCTTCCAAGACTTCCATTTTTTTGGATAAATTCTTCGCTCACATAATCAGCTGAATGCATAACTATAGTTCTTCTTTCAGCATTGTCGTTTTTCCCTTCTTCTAAACCATATAGAACAAGAGATCTTCCATGTTTACCATTGTAAATATTTCCTGTTAAATAAAATCCTGAAGAACTTGCATAAGAGTTATTTCTATCAGTAAATGTTGTTGCATATAGCCCTCCATTTCCCTTTCCATGAGAAACAAGAGAAGAAAAAACAACTCTTTTTTTACTTAAATCAACAACAAATAATCTTTCTTCAGTTGAAGGTTTAGTATAGTCCACTAAAACTAAAAGTTCATCAGTGGCATATCTAATCTTTTCTAAGCCTGAAACTGCATTATTAAAACAAGTAAAACTTACTTTATCATTTAATTTTAAATCATAGTACATAGTTCTAATTTCTTTATCTGAAAAATCTTTTTTTAGACTGACAGAGAAATCACTTGGTAATTCTATAATTGTAAAATCTGCAAAAGTTAGTGAAGATAAGACAAAATAGATTAGCAATAAAAACATTTTTTTTAAAATTTTCATATTATCACTTCATTACTTTACTTAAGAGTTACTTTCATAATAGGTTCGCCAATTTTTACTATCTTAGATAGAGATAGAACTTCAATTTTTTCAACTTTTTCCATATTATTTATTATAATAGGGCTTCTTGTAGAAGGTACTCCACTTGAAATTTGGTCTAAATCATATTTTATAATTTCATCCCCTATTTTTATAGTCCCTGCTTCTCTTAATTTTTGGAATCCTTTTCCGTCTAATTTAACAGTATCTATTCCAAAGTGCACTATCATTTCTAAACCATCAACTGTTTCAAAAATAAGTGCATGATTAGTTGGGAAAATATTCATAAGTTGCCCATCTACAGGCGAGCATATAACTCCTTTATCTGGCTCTATAGCACAACCATCCCCTACCATTTTTTGTGCAAAAGCTTCATCAGGTACATCTTTAAGTTCTATTACTTTTCCATTCATAGGTGAATATATAGTTACAACTGTCTTTTCTTTCTTTTTAAACATATCAAATAATCCCATAATAAGCTCCCTCTCTTTCTAAGTTTTATTTTTATTTACTTTGTGTAACTGCTGCTTTAGGATCTTTAAAATTTAATTCTATTCCTTCAGTAGATATTAAAGTTAAAGTATCTCCTGATAATTTAATACTCTTATTATTTTTTAAGATATCAAGAAATTTTAATTCTTGAGTCATTGCTTCTTGAGTTCCAGGTAATGTAGTTAGACCGAATTCACCAAAAATAAATTTTCCTCCACTTATTTGATAAGTTCCAAAGTATCTATTTATTCCACTAAAACCGTAAACTCTATCTCCTTTAAACCCTATACTTGTTTTACTATTGTATCCTTCAGTAACTATAATGAATTCTCTACCATTTAATTGTTCTTTTAAATTTGCAAAAATTCCAGTTGATGATGAAGAAGAACTAGAATTAGTGTTGTTAGATTTAGATGACAAAAATGGAACTTTTGTATCTGTACATGCTGTTAAAGCTAGTGCTGCTATTCCTAATATTAATAATTTTTTCATATTTCTCACCGTCCTAAATAATTTACTTTTTTAAATTATACAATATTTTTTTTAATTATGAAACAAAAAATATTTATTAGCATAAATATTTTAATCTAAAATATCATAAGGTAGGTATGTTACAGGCTTATTATATAAGTAATCTTTAAAGACAGTTGTCTTAATTAAATCTTTTTTATCCATCTTAATATATCTAGAATATTTCTTATATATATTTCCAATTTCAACCTTATCCTTAGCTAAAACAACAGTATAGTCATCTATATTATTATCCTCAGTTATAGCATAAATTGTAGAATATAGCCCTCCTATTTCATCTGCTAAACCATTTTTAACTGCCTCTGTTCCTGTCCAAACTCTACCTTCAGCAAGTTCTTTTAATTTTTCTTTATCTATCTTTCTACCCTTTGATACAACATTTAAGAAATCTTCATAAACTTTTAGATTTGACTTATATATTTTATTATATTTTTTCTCTGTAAAAGTATCTGCAGAATAAAGATCTGAGTATTCTCCTTCAGATATTTTTTCTACATTTACTCCATTGTCTTTTAATAAACTTGAGTAATCAACTAAAACACTTACTACTCCAACAGAACCTGTTACAGTATTTCTATCTACATATATCTTATTCGCATTAGCTGAAATATAGTATCCTCCTGAAGCTGCAACACTAGACATAGAAACATATACAGGTTTTTCACTGGCAAGTTCCTTAACTTTTTCAGCGATGATATCTGATGTTAAAGCTGAACCACCTGGCGAGTTTACTCTTAATACCACAGCTTTTATTTTTTTATTTTCTTTAGCTGTATTTAATTTTGCAATAGTTTCATTTACATTGATATTAGCTTCTCCTGAGAATATTTCAGTTTGAGCTTCAACTATATCTCCTTCTAAAGGAATTACATAAACTATATTGTTAGAATCATCTAAAGTAGCTTCTTGATAATAATTTTTAGCATAATCTTGAATACTAATTAATTTATCTTTACCACCTAAAAGAGTTACAAGGTTATCCCAATATGAATATTTGTCAATTAACTTATTACTGAACAAATCTATTGATGAAGCAGCTACTAAATCTCCATCTTTAATAATCTTGTCTAGCTCATCTCTATTTAGTTTTCTATTTAATGAAACTATATCTAAGAAATTCTCATAATTTAAATTTAAAATTCTTGTGCTATCTTCTCTAGCTTCTTTAGACATAGTATCTTTTGCAAGATTTTCTTGATAACTCTTATAATCTCCAACATGGATAATATTAAACTTTACTCCAAATTTATCACTTAATTTTTTTGTATAAAATTCTTCTCTAAAATATGGATATATATTTACACTTGTTGAATTAGCACTTGGCATATATATTTCATCAGCATATGAAGCAAGATAGTAATTTTTTCTATTTACATTTTCAAAATATGCTATTACTTTTTTATCTGCTCCTCTTAACATAGATAGTTCTTGTGCCAATTCTTCGCTTTGGGCATAACTTAAACTATTACTATTTAATTTTAAAACTACACCAGATACCTTATCATCAAATGATAAATTTTTAATATTTGTTAATAAATTATAGAAATTAATCGAATCATCTTCAAATAAGTTTGAAGATAATGATCTTTCTTTATAACTGTTAGCTAAATCTATAACAACATAAGCTTTATCTTTTATAACTACCTGTGGTTTCTCCTCAATACTTTTAAAAATTAAACCTATAATAACTCCTATGACTAATAAAAATAAAAATAACTTAATAAAGAATGAAAAAATTTCTTTTATAATAAATAAAATAAATTTTTTTAAATAGTGCAAAATTTTCATTTTTTTATACTCCTTATACAAAAACTTCATTATATTTTATATCATTATTTGTATTTTAGCAATGTTTTATTAATAAAAAAAATACTTAAATAAATATTTCTTGCTTTTTCTAAATATTCTGATATAATATAACATATGTTATTTTATAAAAAGGAGGTTTTGTATGATTTCAAGAATTAGAGAAAATTTTGCACAATTTATTGAAAGTATGAACATCAAAAAAGAAGAGATTTTAAAGCAAAATAAATTTATTAGTCTTGAAAATCTACTTTCTTTTTATGAGGAAAACAAAAAAATACTTTTGGGTAAAAAAGAAAATTTATTAGCTATACTAAATAAGTACTTTCCAAATATCAATCTAAATATTAATTTAAAATTTAATCTAGATCTGTCATTTTTAGAAAAACTAGAAATAGATAATATAGATGAGATAGTTGAAAAGTTGGAACAATTTTATGAAGCTAATTATATTGAACCTGTAGAAAGTAATTTAAGAAAAAAAGTTGTTGAAAAATTCAAAAAAATTATCAAGTTTACAAAAAATATTTTTATAGATTACTCTGATGTATTTTTAAATTATACTTCAATTAATTTAAATAAAAAGATTGAGAGAGCTCCCCCTTATAATTTTGATTTATATTTAGAACAAAGATAAAATTGAAATTTTAAGGAGGAAAAATGAAAGGTATAAAAATAGGAAAATATTATATAGAAAAACCAATAGTTCAAGGTGGAATGGGTGTAGGAGTTAGTTGGAATAATCTAGCAGGGACAGTTTCTAAAAATGGTGCTTTAGGTACAATAAGTGGAATTTGTACAGCTTACTATGATAACTTAAAATATTGTAAAAAGGTTGTTAATGGTAGACCAGTAGGAGCGGAAGCTTTAAACTCTAAAGAAGCTATGATGGAAATTTTTAAGAATGCTAGAAAAATTTGTGGAGATAAACCTCTTGCTTGCAATATTCTACATGCTATGAATGACTATGCAAAAGTTGTTGAATTTGCAATAGAAGCTGGAGCAAACATCATAGTTACAGGTGCTGGACTTCCTTTAGAATTACCTAAACTTGTTGAAAATCATCCAGATGTTGCAATAGTTCCTATTGTTTCATCAGCAAGAGCTTTAAAAATTATTTGTAAAAAATGGAAAGCTGCTGGAAGATTACCAGATGCAGTTATAGTTGAAGGTCCAAAAAGTGGAGGACACCAAGGAGCTAAAGCTGAAGACTTATTCTTACCAGAACATCAACTGGAAAGTGTTGTTCCTGAAGTAAAAGAAGAAAGAGATAAATGGGGAGACTTCCCTATAATTGCTGCAGGAGGAATTTGGGATAATGATGATATCCAAAAAATTATGGCTCTTGGTGCAGATGCAGTACAACTAGGAACAAGATTTATAGGAACTTATGAATGTGATGCTAGCGATGTATTTAAAAATATTTTAATCAATGCTAAAAAAGAAGATATCGTTATAGTAAAATCTCCTGTAGGTTATCCAGGACGTGCTATAAAAACTAACTTAATTAAAAACTTAGTAGCAGATGACCAAACTGTAAAATGTTATAGTAACTGTGTTGCTCCTTGTAATCTTGGAGAAGGAGCTAGAAAAGTTGGTTTCTGTATAGCAAATTGTTTAAGTGATTCTTACAATGGTAAAGCTGAAACTGGATTATTTTTCTCAGGTGAAAATGGTTATAGAGTAAATAAGTTAGTTTCTGTTGAAGAATTAATTAATGAGCTTATGACTCCTAACACAAATGAAAATATATTAAATATAAAATCAGAAAACATTGTAGAAAATGTTATAAATTTTTAAATTTGTCTGTCATAAATATCCATTTAAAAAATGGTAAAACAGTGAGAAGTTCTCTTTTCACTTGTTTTATCATTTTTTTATTTGTCCAAAAAAATAATATAGATTTCATTAATTGCTTTACAAAAATAGCACAATATAATATAATTATTAAGTAAATCATTATTTTAAAATGGGATAATATTAGTTTTTACAAGGAGAATATTTTTAATGAAAAAAGATAAAGAAAGTAAACTTAAAATTCTTCTGCCTATATTGGCAATTATAATAGTAATAGTATTAATTTTTAATAGATTATTATTCAAATTAAAAGATCAAGTAGATAAAGTTGCTTTGCCTGTTCAAAGTAAAGTTTACAATGCTGCTAACAGAGCTGTTGGTATAAAAGATATAATTTTTTCTTATGAAGATATCATTGCAGAGAATGAAAATCTAAAGAAAGAAAACATGGCTTTGAAATTAGGGAAAATTAGAGATGAAAAAATATATGAAGAAAACGAAAGATTATTAAAGCTTTTAGCTATGAAAGAAAATAATCTTTACAAAGGTGAATTAAAATTTGCAAGAGTTAGCTTCAGTGATATTAATAATCTTAATAATAAAGTTTATATTGATCTTGGAGAAGAAGATAATATTAAAGTTAATATGATAGCTGTATATGGTGATTCTCTAGTTGGTAAGGTATCTAAAGTCTATGATAATTATTCTGAACTTGAGCTTATCACAAATCCTAACTCCATTGTCAGTGCTAAAACTGAAGACGATGTTTTAGGAATTGTTAGAGGTAGTGACGAAGAAAATGGACTTTTATATTTTCAACCATCAGTATATGAAGATAATCTAACAGTAGGAGATGAAATTTTTAC from Fusobacterium pseudoperiodonticum carries:
- the mreC gene encoding rod shape-determining protein MreC, encoding MKKDKESKLKILLPILAIIIVIVLIFNRLLFKLKDQVDKVALPVQSKVYNAANRAVGIKDIIFSYEDIIAENENLKKENMALKLGKIRDEKIYEENERLLKLLAMKENNLYKGELKFARVSFSDINNLNNKVYIDLGEEDNIKVNMIAVYGDSLVGKVSKVYDNYSELELITNPNSIVSAKTEDDVLGIVRGSDEENGLLYFQPSVYEDNLTVGDEIFTSGVSDIYPEGIKIGKIEKVNDKENYAYKMIILKPDFENRDLKELIIIGRENKVNRPIVKEKELEEGKEGETKE
- a CDS encoding PTS glucose transporter subunit IIA, which produces MGLFDMFKKKEKTVVTIYSPMNGKVIELKDVPDEAFAQKMVGDGCAIEPDKGVICSPVDGQLMNIFPTNHALIFETVDGLEMIVHFGIDTVKLDGKGFQKLREAGTIKIGDEIIKYDLDQISSGVPSTRSPIIINNMEKVEKIEVLSLSKIVKIGEPIMKVTLK
- a CDS encoding murein L,D-transpeptidase catalytic domain family protein, producing the protein MKILKKMFLLLIYFVLSSLTFADFTIIELPSDFSVSLKKDFSDKEIRTMYYDLKLNDKVSFTCFNNAVSGLEKIRYATDELLVLVDYTKPSTEERLFVVDLSKKRVVFSSLVSHGKGNGGLYATTFTDRNNSYASSSGFYLTGNIYNGKHGRSLVLYGLEEGKNDNAERRTIVMHSADYVSEEFIQKNGSLGRSKGCLALPVELNAKIIDLIHDGVVIYVHTNFDENNEYDFSKLSSNRI
- a CDS encoding META domain-containing protein; translation: MKKLLILGIAALALTACTDTKVPFLSSKSNNTNSSSSSSSTGIFANLKEQLNGREFIIVTEGYNSKTSIGFKGDRVYGFSGINRYFGTYQISGGKFIFGEFGLTTLPGTQEAMTQELKFLDILKNNKSIKLSGDTLTLISTEGIELNFKDPKAAVTQSK
- a CDS encoding Abi family protein encodes the protein MKIKYIAFHLSYEEQLQKFIDRGMEVKDKEFCLTKLSSINYYKLKEFSIPYFKNGKYQDISLERIIKRFYKDKDIRLALLSAIEKVEISFKNKIAYVLGDKFGAFGYLDFKNWIDKNEYCKHYAKLREKQFKDNLRAKTNRTFNPFVKEFFNLYDEDFLPIWLAIEVLTFGDTLEIYNLMTKSDKIKIANSYKCTISELKSWLEHLKLIRNMSAHNSGIIDIKLRTVPIIRSDWKINLFQYNGNYTNRIANTLVILKYLLNIINPKFHFGDIAKGFQRLTKGNNSYANMYGLVDAKLAFLFQ
- a CDS encoding iron transporter; amino-acid sequence: MKNFKLLLGALLVLGLVACGEKKEEAKPAEQPAATTEAPKEEAKTEAPAEKPGESGFAEVPIDETVVGPYQVAAVYFQAVDMIPEGKQPSAAESDMHLEADIHLLPDAAKKYGFGDGEDIWPAYLTVNYKVLSEDGKTEITSGTFMPMNADDGAHYGINVKKGLIPIGKYKLQLEIKAPTDYLLHVDSETGVPAAKDGGVAAAEEFFKTQTVEFDWTYTGEQLQNK
- the sppA gene encoding signal peptide peptidase SppA, coding for MKILHYLKKFILFIIKEIFSFFIKLFLFLLVIGVIIGLIFKSIEEKPQVVIKDKAYVVIDLANSYKERSLSSNLFEDDSINFYNLLTNIKNLSFDDKVSGVVLKLNSNSLSYAQSEELAQELSMLRGADKKVIAYFENVNRKNYYLASYADEIYMPSANSTSVNIYPYFREEFYTKKLSDKFGVKFNIIHVGDYKSYQENLAKDTMSKEAREDSTRILNLNYENFLDIVSLNRKLNRDELDKIIKDGDLVAASSIDLFSNKLIDKYSYWDNLVTLLGGKDKLISIQDYAKNYYQEATLDDSNNIVYVIPLEGDIVEAQTEIFSGEANINVNETIAKLNTAKENKKIKAVVLRVNSPGGSALTSDIIAEKVKELASEKPVYVSMSSVAASGGYYISANANKIYVDRNTVTGSVGVVSVLVDYSSLLKDNGVNVEKISEGEYSDLYSADTFTEKKYNKIYKSNLKVYEDFLNVVSKGRKIDKEKLKELAEGRVWTGTEAVKNGLADEIGGLYSTIYAITEDNNIDDYTVVLAKDKVEIGNIYKKYSRYIKMDKKDLIKTTVFKDYLYNKPVTYLPYDILD
- a CDS encoding FTR1 family iron permease, which codes for MKRCFKSLFAFILVFGLFFSLSSIDIEAAEKKTYNTWQDVAKDMNIEFQAAKKFIEEGNNDEAYNAMNRAYFGYYEVQGFEKNVMVNIAAKRVNEIEATFRRIKHTLKGNIQGNVAELDKEIDTLAMKVYKDAMVLDGVASKDDPDDLGNKVFSNEAVSVGDETAIKLKSFGASFGLLLREGLEAILVVVAIIAYLVKTGNQKLCKQVYIGMGFGVICSFILAYLIDILLGGVGQELMEGITMFLAVAVLFWVSNWILSRSEEQAWSRYIKSQVQKSIDQNSGRALIFSAFLAVLREGAELVLFYKAMLTGGQTNKLFAFYGFLVGAVVLVIIYLIFRYSTVRLPLKPFFTFTSILLFLLCISFMGKGVVELTEAGVISGSTTIPAMNGYQNTWLNIYDRAETLIPQIMLVIASVWMLLNNYLKERKMKKEAVEESK
- a CDS encoding NAD(P)H-dependent flavin oxidoreductase, whose product is MKGIKIGKYYIEKPIVQGGMGVGVSWNNLAGTVSKNGALGTISGICTAYYDNLKYCKKVVNGRPVGAEALNSKEAMMEIFKNARKICGDKPLACNILHAMNDYAKVVEFAIEAGANIIVTGAGLPLELPKLVENHPDVAIVPIVSSARALKIICKKWKAAGRLPDAVIVEGPKSGGHQGAKAEDLFLPEHQLESVVPEVKEERDKWGDFPIIAAGGIWDNDDIQKIMALGADAVQLGTRFIGTYECDASDVFKNILINAKKEDIVIVKSPVGYPGRAIKTNLIKNLVADDQTVKCYSNCVAPCNLGEGARKVGFCIANCLSDSYNGKAETGLFFSGENGYRVNKLVSVEELINELMTPNTNENILNIKSENIVENVINF